A genomic window from Gossypium hirsutum isolate 1008001.06 chromosome D12, Gossypium_hirsutum_v2.1, whole genome shotgun sequence includes:
- the LOC107946371 gene encoding cell wall protein RBR3 isoform X1, with protein sequence MDSDSINRKSKNSSKRVKFKDENGNSKHSSEDSGSSNDSDALSEVLNSIEGTISNGNSGIIKGSGNKNDVEIHEGPKDESGSSNRSEVAQGEIDRSKGDFSTENISSPSSSSSSSLSSPSSGSSTDDKSQADTQESGISGLTSGKSSSIIKQTQNGSAGSKSNSQVPIVAQESALTQSPPIQVMDRGVEEYDPYRIPSAVFSISKSPAPMDWSLASNDSLFSIKVGSTSFARDLIQNKETARGVEKPGEVKALIPFPAVAPTYTENFEFDIRKETVVSDDTAKDKTALTAEEPIVDKSMSIAPWNQPNISESGIGQCSFDFPVKNKSKKKKCAWPSCSCSGCSWAFCYCSNYSCALCYCWNCSLKRFFCCCSDSEDESNVSEEEKVRQKLQEKPNVSKKEEVQQKQQEKPLASALKSKSACSSCWNCSLKRFCCCCSDSEDESNVSEEEKVRQKLQEKPNVSKKEEVQQKQQEKPLASALKSKSACSNCCSWFPSCRWRWCCSFNRCKGKCCC encoded by the exons ATGGACTCTGATAGCATCAATAGAAAGAGTAAGAATTCAAGCAAACGTGTAAAATTTAAGGATGAAAATGGAAACAGTAAGCATTCAAGTGAAGATAGTGGAAGCAGTAATGATTCAGATGCCCTTTCAGAGGTCCTAAATAGTATTGAAGGAACTATAAGTAATGGCAATTCTGGAATTATCAAGGGCTCAGGAAACAAAAATGATGTTGAAATACACGAAGGGCCAAAAGATGAAAGTGGAAGTAGTAATCGATCAGAAGTAGCTCAAGGGGAGATTGATAGGTCTAAAGGTGATTTCTCAACTGAAAATATTAGCTCGCCGTCATCTTCGTCTTCATCATCATTGTCTTCACCTTCATCTGGTTCATCTACCGATGATAAGTCTCAAGCAGATACACAAGAATCAGGCATATCAGGATTAACTTCTGGCAAGAGCTCTTCCATAATAAAACAAACTCAAAATGGATCTGCAGGTTCAAAATCTAATTCCCAAGTTCCCATTGTTGCACAAGAATCAGCATTGACACAATCCCCTCCAATCCAAGTAATGGATAGAGGGGTTGAAGAGTATGATCCGTATAGGATTCCGTCTGCTGTCTTTTCAATAAGTAAATCACCAGCACCTATGGATTGGAGTCTCGCTTCTAATGACTCATTGTTTAGCATTAAAGTAGGGAGCACTAGTTTCGCCAGAGATCTAATTCAAAACAAGGAAACTGCCCGTGGTGTGGAAAAGCCAGGTGAAGTTAAGGCATTAATTCCATTCCCTGCTGTTGCTCCAACGTACACAGAGAATTTTGAATTTGACATAAGGAAGGAAACTGTGGTTTCAGATGATACTGCTAAGGATAAAACAGCCCTTACTGCTGAAGAACCAATTGTTGACAAGTCAATGTCAATTGCACCCTGGAATCAGCCCAATATTTCTGAAAGTGGAATCGGTCAATGCTCCTTTGACTTTCCAGT AAAAAACAAAAGCAAGAAGAAGAAGTGTGCATGGCCATCATGCTCCTGTTCTGGTTGTAGCTGGGCTTTCTGCTACTGTTCTAATTATAGCTGCGCGTTGTGCTACTGTTGGAACTGCAGCTTGAAAAGATTCTTCTGTTGTTGTTCAGA TTCTGAAGATGAAAGTAATGTTTCAGAGGAAGAAAAAGTGCGGCAGAAACTACAAGAAAAGCCTAATGTTTCAAAGAAAGAAGAAGTGCAGCAGAAACAACAAGAAAAGCCCTTGGCCTCTGCATTGAAATCGAAATCAGCTTGCAGCAGCTGTTGGAACTGCAGCTTGAAAAGATTCTGCTGTTGTTGTTCAGA TTCGGAAGATGAAAGTAATGTTTCAGAGGAAGAAAAAGTGCGGCAGAAACTACAAGAAAAGCCTAATGTTTCAAAGAAAGAAGAAGTGCAGCAGAAACAACAAGAAAAGCCCTTGGCCTCTGCATTGAAATCGAAATCAGCTTGCAGCAACTGTTGCTCTTGGTTCCCTTCGTGTCGATGGCGTTGGTGTTGCTCATTTAACCGTTGTAAAGGAAAATGCTGTTGTTGA
- the LOC107946371 gene encoding cell wall protein RBR3 isoform X2, whose translation MDSDSINRKSKNSSKRVKFKDENGNSKHSSEDSGSSNDSDALSEVLNSIEGTISNGNSGIIKGSGNKNDVEIHEGPKDESGSSNRSEVAQGEIDRSKGDFSTENISSPSSSSSSSLSSPSSGSSTDDKSQADTQESGISGLTSGKSSSIIKQTQNGSAGSKSNSQVPIVAQESALTQSPPIQVMDRGVEEYDPYRIPSAVFSISKSPAPMDWSLASNDSLFSIKVGSTSFARDLIQNKETARGVEKPGEVKALIPFPAVAPTYTENFEFDIRKETVVSDDTAKDKTALTAEEPIVDKSMSIAPWNQPNISESGIGQCSFDFPVKNKSKKKKCAWPSCSCSGCSWAFCYCSNYSCALCYCWNCSLKRFFCCCSDSEDESNVSEEEKVRQKLQEKPNVSKKEEVQQKQQEKPLASALKSKSACSNCCSWFPSCRWRWCCSFNRCKGKCCC comes from the exons ATGGACTCTGATAGCATCAATAGAAAGAGTAAGAATTCAAGCAAACGTGTAAAATTTAAGGATGAAAATGGAAACAGTAAGCATTCAAGTGAAGATAGTGGAAGCAGTAATGATTCAGATGCCCTTTCAGAGGTCCTAAATAGTATTGAAGGAACTATAAGTAATGGCAATTCTGGAATTATCAAGGGCTCAGGAAACAAAAATGATGTTGAAATACACGAAGGGCCAAAAGATGAAAGTGGAAGTAGTAATCGATCAGAAGTAGCTCAAGGGGAGATTGATAGGTCTAAAGGTGATTTCTCAACTGAAAATATTAGCTCGCCGTCATCTTCGTCTTCATCATCATTGTCTTCACCTTCATCTGGTTCATCTACCGATGATAAGTCTCAAGCAGATACACAAGAATCAGGCATATCAGGATTAACTTCTGGCAAGAGCTCTTCCATAATAAAACAAACTCAAAATGGATCTGCAGGTTCAAAATCTAATTCCCAAGTTCCCATTGTTGCACAAGAATCAGCATTGACACAATCCCCTCCAATCCAAGTAATGGATAGAGGGGTTGAAGAGTATGATCCGTATAGGATTCCGTCTGCTGTCTTTTCAATAAGTAAATCACCAGCACCTATGGATTGGAGTCTCGCTTCTAATGACTCATTGTTTAGCATTAAAGTAGGGAGCACTAGTTTCGCCAGAGATCTAATTCAAAACAAGGAAACTGCCCGTGGTGTGGAAAAGCCAGGTGAAGTTAAGGCATTAATTCCATTCCCTGCTGTTGCTCCAACGTACACAGAGAATTTTGAATTTGACATAAGGAAGGAAACTGTGGTTTCAGATGATACTGCTAAGGATAAAACAGCCCTTACTGCTGAAGAACCAATTGTTGACAAGTCAATGTCAATTGCACCCTGGAATCAGCCCAATATTTCTGAAAGTGGAATCGGTCAATGCTCCTTTGACTTTCCAGT AAAAAACAAAAGCAAGAAGAAGAAGTGTGCATGGCCATCATGCTCCTGTTCTGGTTGTAGCTGGGCTTTCTGCTACTGTTCTAATTATAGCTGCGCGTTGTGCTACTGTTGGAACTGCAGCTTGAAAAGATTCTTCTGTTGTTGTTCAGA TTCGGAAGATGAAAGTAATGTTTCAGAGGAAGAAAAAGTGCGGCAGAAACTACAAGAAAAGCCTAATGTTTCAAAGAAAGAAGAAGTGCAGCAGAAACAACAAGAAAAGCCCTTGGCCTCTGCATTGAAATCGAAATCAGCTTGCAGCAACTGTTGCTCTTGGTTCCCTTCGTGTCGATGGCGTTGGTGTTGCTCATTTAACCGTTGTAAAGGAAAATGCTGTTGTTGA